One region of Drosophila subobscura isolate 14011-0131.10 chromosome J, UCBerk_Dsub_1.0, whole genome shotgun sequence genomic DNA includes:
- the LOC117895618 gene encoding translation initiation factor IF-2 isoform X3, with translation MKFSAALALLVIAGFVASGDALPARKRMVYYQQPAAAEWYGSAPQQRIMYMQYVQPGRTHARSTQAASALVAGETVATGTYLKDCNHAESVDELSAEAQVEDVLAAAGAHGATSVAEAYPEETPVVQVSIDADVVPEAKPETEPEAGAAVVETDESAKVPREFNFVSEEAAAAAVAAEEEAIAEPVVPANRYLPAKKKVIVELEQSEEDEPEVAAIEDEEAENTVSDDVDEDEEELLVVPVKPVIKNPARVPNARRPAAKKPVKAATPAAKPSKKPAAPLPAGTFFPIDFGGTNGGAIAIANSFSTGEGGAATSHAIAYGSPDSVRARVRPNPSKFRH, from the exons ATGAAGTTCAGtgctgctttggctctgctgGTGATCGCTGGGTTCGTGGCCAGCGGCGATGCTCTGCCCGCCAGGAAAA GAATGGTCTACTACCAGCAGCCCGCCGCCGCCGAGTGGTACGGTTCCGCGCCCCAGCAGCGCATCATGTACATGCAGTACGTCCAGCCAGGACGCACCCACGCCCGCTCCACCCAGGCAGCCAGCGCCCTGGTGGCCGGAGAGACCGTTGCCACAGGCACCTACCTGAAGG ATTGCAATCATGCAGAGTCTGTGGATGAGCTCAGCGCCGAGGCCCAGGTCGAGGATGTCCTGGCCGCTGCCGGTGCTCATGGAGCTACCTCCGTGGCCGAGGCCTATCCCGAGGAGACTCCTGTTGTCCAGGTGTCCATCGATGCTGATGTCGTGCCTGAGGCTAAGCCCGAGACTGAGCCCGAGGCTGGCGCTGCCGTCGTGGAGACCGACGAATCCGCCAAGGTGCCACGTGAATTCAACTTTGTGTCCGAggaggctgccgccgccgcagtcGCCGCTGAGGAGGAGGCCATCGCTGAGCCCGTCGTGCCTGCCAACCGTTATCTGCCCGCCAAGAAGAAGGTCATTGTTGAGCTCGAGCAGTCCGAGGAGGATGAGCCCGAGGTCGCTGCCATTGAGGATGAGGAAGCCGAGAACACCGTGTCCGACGATGttgacgaggatgaggaggagctgctggtcGTGCCCGTCAAGCCAGTGATCAAGAACCCAGCCCGCGTGCCCAATGCCCGTCGTCCAGCAGCTAAGAAGCCGGTCAAGGCTGCCACTCCAGCTGCCAAGCCCTCGAAGAAGCCTGCCGCTCCCCTGCCCGCCGGCACCTTCTTCCCCATCGACTTCGGAGGTACCAACGGCGgcgccatcgccattgccaaCTCCTTCAGTACCGGCGAAGGAGGCGCTGCCACCAGCCATGCCATCGCCTACGGCTCCCCCGACTCTGTGCGAGCCCGCGTCCGTCCCAATCCCAGCAAGTTCCGCCACTAA
- the LOC117895618 gene encoding transcriptional regulatory protein AlgP isoform X4 produces MKFSAALALLVIAGFVASGDALPARKRMVYYQQPAAAEWYGSAPQQRIMYMQYVQPGRTHARSTQAASALVAGETVATGTYLKESVDELSAEAQVEDVLAAAGAHGATSVAEAYPEETPVVQVSIDADVVPEAKPETEPEAGAAVVETDESAKVPREFNFVSEEAAAAAVAAEEEAIAEPVVPANRYLPAKKKVIVELEQSEEDEPEVAAIEDEEAENTVSDDVDEDEEELLVVPVKPVIKNPARVPNARRPAAKKPVKAATPAAKPSKKPAAPLPAGTFFPIDFGGTNGGAIAIANSFSTGEGGAATSHAIAYGSPDSVRARVRPNPSKFRH; encoded by the exons ATGAAGTTCAGtgctgctttggctctgctgGTGATCGCTGGGTTCGTGGCCAGCGGCGATGCTCTGCCCGCCAGGAAAA GAATGGTCTACTACCAGCAGCCCGCCGCCGCCGAGTGGTACGGTTCCGCGCCCCAGCAGCGCATCATGTACATGCAGTACGTCCAGCCAGGACGCACCCACGCCCGCTCCACCCAGGCAGCCAGCGCCCTGGTGGCCGGAGAGACCGTTGCCACAGGCACCTACCTGAAGG AGTCTGTGGATGAGCTCAGCGCCGAGGCCCAGGTCGAGGATGTCCTGGCCGCTGCCGGTGCTCATGGAGCTACCTCCGTGGCCGAGGCCTATCCCGAGGAGACTCCTGTTGTCCAGGTGTCCATCGATGCTGATGTCGTGCCTGAGGCTAAGCCCGAGACTGAGCCCGAGGCTGGCGCTGCCGTCGTGGAGACCGACGAATCCGCCAAGGTGCCACGTGAATTCAACTTTGTGTCCGAggaggctgccgccgccgcagtcGCCGCTGAGGAGGAGGCCATCGCTGAGCCCGTCGTGCCTGCCAACCGTTATCTGCCCGCCAAGAAGAAGGTCATTGTTGAGCTCGAGCAGTCCGAGGAGGATGAGCCCGAGGTCGCTGCCATTGAGGATGAGGAAGCCGAGAACACCGTGTCCGACGATGttgacgaggatgaggaggagctgctggtcGTGCCCGTCAAGCCAGTGATCAAGAACCCAGCCCGCGTGCCCAATGCCCGTCGTCCAGCAGCTAAGAAGCCGGTCAAGGCTGCCACTCCAGCTGCCAAGCCCTCGAAGAAGCCTGCCGCTCCCCTGCCCGCCGGCACCTTCTTCCCCATCGACTTCGGAGGTACCAACGGCGgcgccatcgccattgccaaCTCCTTCAGTACCGGCGAAGGAGGCGCTGCCACCAGCCATGCCATCGCCTACGGCTCCCCCGACTCTGTGCGAGCCCGCGTCCGTCCCAATCCCAGCAAGTTCCGCCACTAA
- the LOC117895618 gene encoding transcriptional regulatory protein AlgP isoform X2, with product MKFSAALALLVIAGFVASGDALPARKNRQYLVPGMVYYQQPAAAEWYGSAPQQRIMYMQYVQPGRTHARSTQAASALVAGETVATGTYLKESVDELSAEAQVEDVLAAAGAHGATSVAEAYPEETPVVQVSIDADVVPEAKPETEPEAGAAVVETDESAKVPREFNFVSEEAAAAAVAAEEEAIAEPVVPANRYLPAKKKVIVELEQSEEDEPEVAAIEDEEAENTVSDDVDEDEEELLVVPVKPVIKNPARVPNARRPAAKKPVKAATPAAKPSKKPAAPLPAGTFFPIDFGGTNGGAIAIANSFSTGEGGAATSHAIAYGSPDSVRARVRPNPSKFRH from the exons ATGAAGTTCAGtgctgctttggctctgctgGTGATCGCTGGGTTCGTGGCCAGCGGCGATGCTCTGCCCGCCAGGAAAA ATCGGCAATACCTCGTTCCAGGAATGGTCTACTACCAGCAGCCCGCCGCCGCCGAGTGGTACGGTTCCGCGCCCCAGCAGCGCATCATGTACATGCAGTACGTCCAGCCAGGACGCACCCACGCCCGCTCCACCCAGGCAGCCAGCGCCCTGGTGGCCGGAGAGACCGTTGCCACAGGCACCTACCTGAAGG AGTCTGTGGATGAGCTCAGCGCCGAGGCCCAGGTCGAGGATGTCCTGGCCGCTGCCGGTGCTCATGGAGCTACCTCCGTGGCCGAGGCCTATCCCGAGGAGACTCCTGTTGTCCAGGTGTCCATCGATGCTGATGTCGTGCCTGAGGCTAAGCCCGAGACTGAGCCCGAGGCTGGCGCTGCCGTCGTGGAGACCGACGAATCCGCCAAGGTGCCACGTGAATTCAACTTTGTGTCCGAggaggctgccgccgccgcagtcGCCGCTGAGGAGGAGGCCATCGCTGAGCCCGTCGTGCCTGCCAACCGTTATCTGCCCGCCAAGAAGAAGGTCATTGTTGAGCTCGAGCAGTCCGAGGAGGATGAGCCCGAGGTCGCTGCCATTGAGGATGAGGAAGCCGAGAACACCGTGTCCGACGATGttgacgaggatgaggaggagctgctggtcGTGCCCGTCAAGCCAGTGATCAAGAACCCAGCCCGCGTGCCCAATGCCCGTCGTCCAGCAGCTAAGAAGCCGGTCAAGGCTGCCACTCCAGCTGCCAAGCCCTCGAAGAAGCCTGCCGCTCCCCTGCCCGCCGGCACCTTCTTCCCCATCGACTTCGGAGGTACCAACGGCGgcgccatcgccattgccaaCTCCTTCAGTACCGGCGAAGGAGGCGCTGCCACCAGCCATGCCATCGCCTACGGCTCCCCCGACTCTGTGCGAGCCCGCGTCCGTCCCAATCCCAGCAAGTTCCGCCACTAA
- the LOC117895618 gene encoding translation initiation factor IF-2 isoform X1, which produces MKFSAALALLVIAGFVASGDALPARKNRQYLVPGMVYYQQPAAAEWYGSAPQQRIMYMQYVQPGRTHARSTQAASALVAGETVATGTYLKDCNHAESVDELSAEAQVEDVLAAAGAHGATSVAEAYPEETPVVQVSIDADVVPEAKPETEPEAGAAVVETDESAKVPREFNFVSEEAAAAAVAAEEEAIAEPVVPANRYLPAKKKVIVELEQSEEDEPEVAAIEDEEAENTVSDDVDEDEEELLVVPVKPVIKNPARVPNARRPAAKKPVKAATPAAKPSKKPAAPLPAGTFFPIDFGGTNGGAIAIANSFSTGEGGAATSHAIAYGSPDSVRARVRPNPSKFRH; this is translated from the exons ATGAAGTTCAGtgctgctttggctctgctgGTGATCGCTGGGTTCGTGGCCAGCGGCGATGCTCTGCCCGCCAGGAAAA ATCGGCAATACCTCGTTCCAGGAATGGTCTACTACCAGCAGCCCGCCGCCGCCGAGTGGTACGGTTCCGCGCCCCAGCAGCGCATCATGTACATGCAGTACGTCCAGCCAGGACGCACCCACGCCCGCTCCACCCAGGCAGCCAGCGCCCTGGTGGCCGGAGAGACCGTTGCCACAGGCACCTACCTGAAGG ATTGCAATCATGCAGAGTCTGTGGATGAGCTCAGCGCCGAGGCCCAGGTCGAGGATGTCCTGGCCGCTGCCGGTGCTCATGGAGCTACCTCCGTGGCCGAGGCCTATCCCGAGGAGACTCCTGTTGTCCAGGTGTCCATCGATGCTGATGTCGTGCCTGAGGCTAAGCCCGAGACTGAGCCCGAGGCTGGCGCTGCCGTCGTGGAGACCGACGAATCCGCCAAGGTGCCACGTGAATTCAACTTTGTGTCCGAggaggctgccgccgccgcagtcGCCGCTGAGGAGGAGGCCATCGCTGAGCCCGTCGTGCCTGCCAACCGTTATCTGCCCGCCAAGAAGAAGGTCATTGTTGAGCTCGAGCAGTCCGAGGAGGATGAGCCCGAGGTCGCTGCCATTGAGGATGAGGAAGCCGAGAACACCGTGTCCGACGATGttgacgaggatgaggaggagctgctggtcGTGCCCGTCAAGCCAGTGATCAAGAACCCAGCCCGCGTGCCCAATGCCCGTCGTCCAGCAGCTAAGAAGCCGGTCAAGGCTGCCACTCCAGCTGCCAAGCCCTCGAAGAAGCCTGCCGCTCCCCTGCCCGCCGGCACCTTCTTCCCCATCGACTTCGGAGGTACCAACGGCGgcgccatcgccattgccaaCTCCTTCAGTACCGGCGAAGGAGGCGCTGCCACCAGCCATGCCATCGCCTACGGCTCCCCCGACTCTGTGCGAGCCCGCGTCCGTCCCAATCCCAGCAAGTTCCGCCACTAA